The following coding sequences are from one Saprospiraceae bacterium window:
- a CDS encoding histidine kinase — MNCQIANIKYRILLLVSLWLLSFPIYGQVPYLQIFNDPEYLNNSTIYRITSDQNNLIYFGSDKGLFSFNGVKFAKIPTDSLLDQEIIYIDSDCFGNIWGSDLSLQIFVAKDSLKKIFTDLNKAYEAFFFSCLADLFILQSRNYNNINLKVYKINPVGNLDSLLLLNKYNGSMSTFLKNRESIHWLIFDAGHVDLFEISKLKESYSLSSRRIVDNLIINPKNIVVLIDYEEEKYVELYNRPNLYKINLQTKEIDSIYSEIPIHGNCKLSSQNLYYTPKGMFTYNQIKQKANPEIELSFNSHYRDRNNILWLSGYNGGLYMELPIKKGIDISFEKFSSSVTASTLISDSILLVGNTKGDLIEVDHRKGILQKKKLFESRITSIVNTNKGIICVSDNEIASLDNDFNLKFKVQFESVKHILEKDDNVYLSTATNFFKSKTEDVISGKSRFESIINQRTLSSIKFKKNIIVGTKNGVYLYKDGNTVSPVQEFNNLFISKLKQIDDQEFWVFTNGRGIYCLRDMKIVYNSLDSTYLLNNSIDIIKVNNDYLVSFDKGILLLDQHFKIKERYFESDGISVTGVVALFNLMDKILVVNKYGFQTVTLSSLNLTRSSPSFYFNNITSITSNVISKDSIFDKENNYLQFNYEVIDYNFPKELKFFYKLEPLDLSFKSTSIPLFTYSNLPPGKYKLTAYAENVVGLRSPLAYSPVVVIRNVWYNTTLFYLLAALASIITPLALLRYYYNTKRKNEEKEAMLEKQIQELSYETLKLQIRPHFILNTLNAIQNLILKNMPNDAINTISVFGKMLRSILYKQGSNTSTIKEELDFIKSYFEIENLRFRKNLLLKININPIHEKEVLEFNIPSLILQPLVENSIIHGFPDDFPVNGQILIDFDYRKDRLICLVKDNGKGFSDGKYNFGGIGLQNVQNRINMYNYGLIKKKTGFLNIFREDGYTTAKIVIYGKF, encoded by the coding sequence GTCAAGTCCCTTATCTACAAATTTTTAATGATCCTGAGTATCTCAACAATTCAACCATATATAGGATTACCTCTGATCAGAATAATCTCATTTATTTTGGTTCTGACAAAGGCTTGTTCAGCTTTAATGGGGTTAAATTTGCTAAAATTCCGACAGATTCCCTTTTGGATCAGGAAATAATATATATTGATTCAGATTGCTTTGGAAATATTTGGGGGTCAGACTTGTCTTTGCAGATCTTTGTGGCCAAAGATTCATTGAAGAAAATATTCACGGATCTCAATAAAGCTTATGAAGCATTTTTCTTTTCGTGCTTGGCAGATTTGTTTATATTGCAAAGCAGAAATTATAATAATATAAATTTGAAAGTGTACAAAATTAATCCAGTAGGAAATCTAGATTCATTATTATTGTTAAACAAATATAATGGAAGCATGTCAACATTTTTGAAGAACAGAGAATCCATTCATTGGTTGATTTTTGATGCAGGTCATGTTGATCTTTTTGAAATTTCTAAGTTAAAAGAAAGTTACTCACTATCCAGCAGGAGAATTGTAGATAATTTAATAATAAACCCTAAGAATATAGTTGTCTTGATAGACTATGAAGAAGAAAAATACGTTGAACTTTACAATAGGCCAAATCTTTACAAGATTAATTTGCAAACCAAAGAGATTGATTCTATTTATTCGGAAATTCCCATTCATGGTAATTGCAAATTGTCTTCTCAGAATTTGTATTACACCCCAAAAGGTATGTTTACCTATAACCAGATAAAGCAAAAAGCGAATCCGGAAATTGAGTTAAGTTTTAATTCACATTATAGAGATAGAAATAATATTTTATGGCTTAGTGGCTATAATGGTGGCTTATATATGGAGCTACCGATTAAAAAGGGAATTGACATTTCATTTGAGAAATTTAGTTCTTCAGTTACAGCAAGTACACTTATATCAGATAGTATTTTACTGGTTGGAAATACCAAAGGAGATTTGATTGAAGTTGATCATAGAAAAGGAATCCTGCAAAAGAAAAAATTGTTTGAATCGAGAATCACTTCAATTGTGAATACAAATAAAGGAATTATTTGTGTTTCTGACAACGAGATTGCTAGTCTTGACAATGATTTTAATTTAAAGTTTAAAGTTCAATTTGAATCTGTCAAACATATACTTGAAAAAGATGACAATGTTTATTTGTCTACAGCGACCAATTTTTTCAAATCGAAAACAGAGGATGTAATTAGCGGTAAAAGCCGGTTCGAAAGTATAATAAACCAAAGGACATTATCTTCCATTAAATTTAAAAAGAATATAATTGTAGGAACAAAAAATGGAGTATATTTATATAAGGATGGCAATACCGTAAGTCCTGTGCAAGAGTTTAACAATCTTTTTATTTCAAAGTTGAAACAAATTGATGATCAAGAATTCTGGGTTTTTACCAATGGGAGAGGAATTTATTGTTTGAGGGATATGAAAATTGTATATAATTCGTTAGATTCAACTTATTTGCTAAATAATTCAATTGATATCATTAAGGTAAATAATGATTATTTAGTTTCTTTTGATAAAGGAATATTATTGTTGGATCAGCATTTTAAAATTAAAGAAAGGTATTTTGAAAGTGATGGAATCTCTGTCACCGGAGTAGTTGCTTTATTCAATTTAATGGATAAAATATTAGTTGTAAATAAGTATGGATTTCAAACTGTTACATTAAGTTCATTAAATTTAACAAGAAGTTCTCCTTCTTTTTATTTCAATAATATTACGTCTATAACAAGTAATGTAATTTCTAAAGACAGTATTTTTGACAAGGAGAATAATTATCTTCAGTTCAATTATGAAGTCATTGACTATAATTTTCCCAAGGAGTTGAAGTTTTTTTATAAACTTGAGCCACTTGATTTGAGCTTTAAAAGCACATCGATACCTTTATTTACTTACAGTAATTTACCTCCCGGAAAATATAAGTTAACAGCTTATGCAGAAAATGTAGTGGGATTGAGATCACCATTAGCATATTCGCCAGTAGTGGTAATTAGAAATGTTTGGTATAATACAACTTTATTCTATTTGCTTGCAGCATTGGCAAGTATCATAACTCCCCTGGCTCTGTTAAGGTACTATTATAATACAAAGCGGAAAAATGAAGAGAAGGAAGCCATGTTGGAAAAACAGATTCAAGAACTATCCTATGAGACGTTAAAATTGCAAATTCGGCCTCATTTTATTCTCAATACTTTGAATGCAATACAAAATCTGATTTTGAAAAATATGCCTAACGATGCTATCAATACGATCAGTGTCTTTGGAAAAATGTTAAGATCAATATTGTATAAACAAGGCAGTAATACGTCCACTATCAAAGAAGAGCTAGACTTCATTAAATCTTATTTTGAAATCGAAAATTTAAGATTCCGAAAGAATTTGTTGTTAAAGATTAATATTAATCCAATTCATGAGAAGGAAGTGTTAGAATTTAATATTCCAAGCCTTATTTTGCAACCCCTAGTTGAAAATTCAATTATCCATGGTTTTCCAGACGACTTTCCTGTTAACGGTCAAATATTGATCGATTTTGATTATAGAAAGGATCGACTTATTTGTTTGGTTAAAGATAATGGTAAAGGATTTAGCGATGGGAAGTATAATTTTGGAGGGATAGGATTGCAAAATGTTCAAAACAGAATTAATATGTATAATTATGGGCTGATTAAAAAGAAAACAGGATTTTTAAATATATTCAGAGAAGATGGTTATACTACAGCTAAAATAGTTATTTATGGAAAATTCTAG
- a CDS encoding response regulator transcription factor, giving the protein MENSSLINVIIIDDEISNIETLEILFSRLFDNVFVLGSFTNPEKALEFLEKTQKPVDAIYTDIRMPKMEGIEFAQKAKSYCERIVYTTAFSEYAIQAIKIGAFDYIMKPISIDELRSSVENIENFRLAKEKSQKIPISLKKGIEFIESSTLLRIVAQGNYTLFEFTDKPASLVTRQLNQFEEQFLAYPYYIKVSRSHIINKQHVQNLIRGKVHKLIMVDGTEINIGSTYKNQVLNSLHYINYD; this is encoded by the coding sequence ATGGAAAATTCTAGTTTGATTAATGTAATCATCATTGACGATGAGATCAGTAATATCGAGACTTTGGAGATTCTTTTTTCCAGGTTGTTTGACAATGTATTTGTTTTAGGTTCTTTCACTAATCCTGAAAAGGCTTTAGAGTTTTTAGAGAAAACGCAAAAACCCGTTGATGCAATTTATACAGATATTAGGATGCCTAAAATGGAAGGTATAGAATTCGCTCAAAAAGCAAAGAGTTATTGTGAAAGGATAGTTTATACAACTGCATTTTCTGAGTATGCGATTCAGGCTATAAAAATTGGTGCATTTGATTATATTATGAAGCCAATATCAATTGATGAATTGAGATCTTCGGTTGAAAACATTGAAAATTTCAGATTGGCTAAAGAGAAGAGTCAAAAAATTCCTATTAGTCTCAAAAAGGGAATTGAATTTATTGAGAGCAGCACTTTGTTAAGGATTGTAGCTCAAGGGAATTATACCTTATTTGAGTTTACAGATAAACCTGCAAGTTTGGTTACTCGGCAATTGAATCAATTTGAGGAACAGTTTTTGGCTTATCCTTACTATATAAAAGTTAGCAGGTCGCATATTATAAATAAGCAACATGTGCAAAACCTAATTCGAGGAAAGGTTCATAAATTAATTATGGTTGATGGTACTGAAATTAACATTGGTAGTACTTATAAGAATCAAGTTTTAAATTCTTTACATTACATCAATTATGATTAG
- a CDS encoding toll/interleukin-1 receptor domain-containing protein, with product MQRFRTHLYSLKMENKITDWTDRMIKTGTSWNEKIQKELDESDHIIYLLSPDFLATPYIMDVELKKGIEKNDRDQSAMQFIHIQDCNWQNHPKLSSLQHLLDPNKVGKDILVVNDPMNDKAWVTIINDLRNVLKDK from the coding sequence ATGCAAAGATTTAGGACACATCTTTATTCCTTAAAGATGGAAAACAAGATCACTGATTGGACAGACCGTATGATTAAAACGGGAACGAGCTGGAATGAGAAAATACAAAAAGAACTGGACGAATCTGATCATATAATTTATCTTCTCAGTCCTGATTTTCTAGCCACTCCATATATTATGGATGTAGAACTTAAAAAAGGGATTGAAAAAAATGACCGCGATCAGAGTGCAATGCAATTTATTCATATCCAAGATTGTAATTGGCAAAACCACCCGAAGCTTTCTTCTCTCCAGCATTTATTGGATCCAAATAAAGTAGGAAAAGACATACTAGTCGTTAATGATCCAATGAATGATAAAGCATGGGTAACCATCATTAATGATCTTCGCAATGTTTTAAAAGATAAATAA
- a CDS encoding T9SS type A sorting domain-containing protein: MKKNPFLQLFSLLLFWSFANAQDHFKTELKLRLEGGYIYADLVTLEDYTFSTLQFGFMHNANEVEFISASSAVLPNFSTASYNEVCPKHIRFSWNSATSVSVFFPKNTILFTLKYYEHIPSHNFICMMESPTPGNASNCEKFYREVTKSNFSNEYYIVDDVCAYYSIVNNTVNIISSNKEIAKSKISISYSSDQIIIEGLLTPQADQLIINSCSGTLHSKYTITENKMSVDVSTFSAGIYFVSLVKDSNILRTEKFVVK, from the coding sequence ATGAAAAAGAACCCATTTTTACAACTTTTCAGTTTATTGCTATTTTGGAGCTTCGCTAATGCTCAGGATCATTTTAAGACAGAACTTAAGCTGCGACTTGAGGGTGGATATATATATGCAGACCTGGTCACACTTGAGGATTATACTTTTTCTACATTGCAATTTGGCTTTATGCATAATGCCAATGAAGTAGAATTTATTTCTGCATCGAGTGCTGTTCTTCCTAATTTTTCAACAGCAAGTTATAATGAAGTTTGTCCAAAGCACATCCGCTTTTCATGGAACTCAGCGACGAGTGTTAGTGTATTTTTTCCCAAAAATACAATTCTGTTTACACTCAAGTATTATGAACATATACCTTCTCATAACTTTATCTGTATGATGGAATCTCCTACGCCGGGCAATGCCTCTAACTGTGAGAAATTCTATAGAGAAGTAACCAAATCCAATTTTTCAAACGAATATTATATTGTAGATGATGTCTGCGCATATTACAGCATTGTCAATAATACAGTCAATATTATCTCATCCAATAAGGAAATAGCGAAATCGAAAATAAGTATCTCCTATTCTTCTGATCAGATTATTATAGAAGGTCTATTGACTCCACAAGCTGATCAGCTTATTATTAATTCTTGTTCAGGGACATTACACTCTAAATATACTATAACTGAAAATAAAATGTCCGTAGATGTATCCACATTTTCTGCTGGAATATATTTTGTCAGTTTGGTAAAAGACAGTAATATTTTAAGAACTGAAAAATTTGTAGTCAAATAA
- a CDS encoding response regulator transcription factor — protein sequence MIKVAIYEDNESLRETLASIIRATPEFELAGEFGHCLDAIKNTSAYGPDVVLMDIDMPGKNGIEGLKEIKSRFPNINVIINTVFEDDDRIFQAIKNGATGYLLKKNSLASLIQSIRDVHEGGAPMSPYVARRVLDMQHEVNKKNYIQLLSDREKEILELLAKGHSYKMVAAQLYISIDTVRTYIKRIYEKLHVHSITEAVHKVFIK from the coding sequence ATGATCAAAGTTGCTATATATGAAGATAACGAATCTCTCCGCGAAACACTTGCATCTATCATTCGGGCTACACCCGAATTTGAGCTAGCCGGAGAGTTTGGACATTGTCTCGATGCAATAAAAAACACAAGCGCATATGGACCAGACGTAGTCCTCATGGACATCGATATGCCCGGCAAAAACGGTATCGAGGGACTCAAAGAAATCAAAAGCCGGTTCCCCAATATCAATGTCATCATCAACACCGTATTTGAGGATGACGATCGTATTTTCCAAGCAATCAAAAATGGAGCTACCGGTTACCTGCTCAAGAAAAACAGTCTGGCCAGTTTGATACAAAGCATCAGGGACGTCCACGAAGGCGGAGCACCAATGAGCCCATACGTTGCACGCAGAGTACTAGACATGCAGCACGAGGTCAACAAGAAGAACTACATACAGCTATTATCCGATCGGGAAAAAGAAATTCTAGAACTGCTCGCCAAAGGGCACAGCTACAAGATGGTTGCTGCTCAGCTTTACATTAGCATCGATACTGTCCGTACATATATCAAGCGCATTTATGAAAAACTACATGTGCACTCTATCACCGAAGCAGTTCATAAGGTTTTTATCAAGTGA
- a CDS encoding T9SS type A sorting domain-containing protein has product MKIFFNILFTLAAEVAAVHILQAQCEISQIAFYKNYSVGSCNGMSFQYAIGGPVAAFDDCGGRDYTSPFTSSSNTVGIDDQLIFSANVYPNPVFHTLQVDLPDLKTVVEFKILNATGQLIKSGQFHNNGNQLDLLEMENGYYFIQLNAQGFKANTKSFVKINP; this is encoded by the coding sequence ATGAAAATTTTCTTCAACATCCTTTTTACATTGGCGGCGGAAGTGGCAGCTGTTCATATTCTCCAAGCGCAGTGCGAAATATCACAGATAGCATTTTATAAGAATTACTCAGTAGGCTCATGCAATGGGATGAGCTTTCAATATGCCATTGGAGGCCCGGTGGCCGCTTTTGACGATTGTGGGGGAAGAGATTATACCTCACCTTTCACATCTTCATCAAACACTGTAGGAATAGATGACCAACTCATTTTTTCTGCCAATGTATATCCAAATCCTGTCTTTCATACATTGCAGGTAGATCTACCTGATTTGAAGACTGTAGTGGAATTTAAGATTCTCAATGCAACCGGCCAATTGATCAAATCAGGCCAGTTCCATAATAATGGAAATCAACTTGATCTGTTGGAAATGGAAAATGGATATTATTTTATTCAATTGAATGCACAAGGTTTTAAAGCCAACACAAAATCATTTGTAAAAATTAATCCTTAA
- a CDS encoding collagen-like protein, producing MSTLIGTGTPLSGSFSSVNWGSAKKLLVSCSDDNGATFNTFSSVLVDNSVFVGAKGDQGDKGDKGDKGDRGDTGLKGDRGDKGDQGDKGDQGEKGDAGTGVRIVGSVPSSSNLPLPYNGQIGDMYISQDNGHGHFWNGMAWIDVGEIKGPKGDIGSQGAKGDRGDKGDKGDIGLKGDKGDQGIQGLQGLKGDKGDQGIQGIQGPKGDKGDKGDTGPAGSYSPGPGISIASNIITNTGDTDASNDIINTSVAGGAITGTFYDLKLKPETIGSSEIIDFSINNSDLHSMGASINQVLKFDGSKWQPGADVGLTLPYNVNYGAANPVAFSINSINNTTPLEVHQGGLVSTVPALRATSQGDKGIEVQSFSIDAKNTTARFYNENSNNAGSILKLENEGSGLALIAHSHSGSSTIIDGNTVKTNQVLDVFNLGTGRTMTVNQANPNSDQNTVTVSSATTAAVMSLESTRNGNQSPNNALLELKNGYIKVPQNNEFRTAFIHTSSFNNITGNATVLYYPNAKSTDLVFVQKSLPYTGSSVITWYDFATGSWKISNEINNVNMPVGVTFFVFVIKTE from the coding sequence ATGAGCACATTGATCGGCACAGGAACACCATTAAGTGGCAGCTTTTCATCAGTCAACTGGGGTAGTGCAAAGAAATTGTTGGTCAGTTGCTCAGACGATAACGGAGCTACATTCAATACGTTTAGCAGTGTTTTAGTGGATAATAGTGTTTTTGTTGGGGCGAAAGGTGACCAGGGCGACAAAGGAGACAAGGGAGATAAAGGCGACCGTGGAGACACCGGATTGAAAGGCGATCGTGGCGACAAAGGTGATCAGGGCGACAAGGGCGACCAGGGTGAAAAGGGAGACGCAGGTACAGGGGTTCGAATCGTTGGATCTGTACCAAGCTCTTCCAATCTGCCATTGCCTTATAACGGACAAATCGGGGATATGTACATTTCACAAGACAATGGTCATGGACATTTTTGGAATGGGATGGCGTGGATAGATGTAGGTGAGATCAAAGGTCCGAAGGGAGATATAGGAAGCCAAGGAGCCAAAGGTGACCGTGGTGACAAGGGTGACAAAGGCGATATAGGCTTGAAGGGAGATAAAGGCGACCAAGGAATACAGGGGCTCCAAGGCTTGAAAGGCGACAAAGGTGACCAAGGGATTCAAGGGATTCAAGGACCAAAAGGAGATAAAGGAGATAAAGGGGATACTGGACCGGCTGGTAGCTACAGTCCTGGTCCTGGAATATCAATAGCTTCAAATATAATAACGAACACAGGTGATACAGATGCTAGTAATGATATCATCAATACTAGTGTGGCAGGTGGAGCAATCACGGGTACATTTTATGATTTAAAGCTTAAACCGGAAACAATTGGAAGTTCAGAAATCATAGATTTCTCCATTAACAATTCCGACTTACACTCCATGGGTGCCAGTATAAATCAAGTACTTAAATTTGATGGATCAAAATGGCAACCAGGAGCAGATGTAGGATTAACTCTTCCGTATAATGTAAATTACGGAGCTGCGAACCCTGTGGCTTTTTCTATCAATAGTATCAATAACACGACTCCATTAGAGGTGCATCAGGGAGGATTGGTTTCTACTGTTCCGGCTTTACGTGCCACAAGTCAAGGAGATAAAGGAATTGAGGTGCAATCATTTTCAATCGATGCAAAAAATACTACAGCAAGATTTTATAATGAGAATTCTAATAATGCAGGATCAATATTAAAATTAGAAAATGAAGGCTCAGGATTGGCATTAATAGCCCATTCACATTCAGGTTCATCAACAATAATAGATGGAAATACTGTCAAGACAAATCAAGTTCTTGATGTTTTCAACTTGGGAACAGGTAGGACAATGACAGTGAATCAAGCAAATCCCAATTCTGACCAAAATACAGTAACTGTCAGTTCTGCTACTACAGCTGCCGTCATGAGTTTAGAATCCACAAGAAATGGTAATCAAAGTCCAAACAATGCCTTACTTGAATTAAAAAATGGGTACATTAAAGTGCCACAAAATAATGAATTCAGGACAGCTTTCATTCATACAAGCAGTTTTAATAATATTACAGGAAATGCTACTGTTCTATATTATCCAAATGCGAAATCCACAGACCTAGTATTTGTCCAGAAAAGTTTGCCATATACTGGTTCTTCAGTAATCACCTGGTACGATTTCGCGACAGGGTCTTGGAAAATTTCGAATGAAATTAACAATGTCAATATGCCAGTTGGAGTGACATTTTTTGTTTTTGTGATTAAAACAGAATAA